The Calypte anna isolate BGI_N300 chromosome 2, bCalAnn1_v1.p, whole genome shotgun sequence genome includes a window with the following:
- the MTPAP gene encoding poly(A) RNA polymerase, mitochondrial, with amino-acid sequence MAHRAGGRALSLLRGRLCLPGPAGSGGCGQPPEQARLGSSGAAVQRSPQAAGAEEAGEDAEVSTRKKTFTEVQTERSEQAERTVLIKCPPKLNEKKLLQYLSTHGNIKSHFFFENRGIHALIEFSEKNSIASLQDAIEIPSAAEHHVVPFKSRLFTFTLKNPVRQAAEETPLHLSPQSHIPVKELIHKLCLADSVSSQMYILLNEYQLTEENIRLRFLACSLVRDFARAYFPDSTVKPFGSSVNTFGKLGCDVDMFLDFRVTEKHATAMKKGPFEMEYQMKKLPSERLATQKILSVIGDCLDNFGPGCTGVQKILNARCPLVKFSHQPTGFQCDLSVSNSIAIKSSELLYIYGSLDPRVRALVFSVRCWARVHGLTNSVPGTWITNFSLTMMVMFFLQKRSPPIIPTLDQLKELADQKDKLVIGGRDCSFVSDLRKIKLTKNTETVDVLLGEFFEYFGNFDFRKNSINLRKGKEVNKPESSPLYIWNPFEQDLNISKNVNQPQLEKFVAMARESAWILQKEDKAQRMINKEPWGLAALLIPFGKSNPSKMKNRVKGIGSETIRSLLDSLKLNNASSIQKAVGK; translated from the exons ATGGCGCACCGCGCGGGCGGGCGGGCTCTCTCCCTGCTGCGGGGCCGCCTGTGCCTTCCCGGCCCGGCGGGGAGCGGTGGCTGCGGGCAGCCCCCCGAGCAGGCCCGCCTCGGCTCCTCCGGCGCCGCCGTGCAGAGGTCACCGCAGGCAGCCGGCGCTGAGGAGGCGGGTGAAG ATGCTGAAGTCAGTACCAGAAAGAAGACATTCACTGAGGTTCAAACAGAACGATCAGAGCAAGCAGAAAGGACTGTTTTAATTAAGTGCCCACCaaaacttaatgaaaaaaagttactgCAGTATTTATCCACTCATGGAAACATTAagagtcattttttttttgaaaatcgT GGAATCCATGCTTTAATagaattttcagaaaagaacagCATAGCCTCATTGCAGGATGCAATTGAAATCCCAAGTGCTGCAGAGCATCATGTTGTCCCATTTAAATCCAGACTTTTTACATTCACGCTGAAAAACCCAGTGCGTCAAGCTGCTGAGGAGACACCACTTCACCTCTCTCCTCAGTCTCACATTCCAGTGAAAGAGCTCATTCATAAGCTTTGTCTTGCAGACAGT GTAAGCAGTCAGATGTATATTCTCCTGAATGAGTATCAACTTACAGAGGAAAATATCAGGCTCCGATTCCTGGCCTGTTCCCTGGTTCGGGATTTCGCCCGTGCGTATTTTCCAGACAGCACAGTAAAGCCATTTGGCTCTTCAGTCAACACCTTTGGCAAATTGGGATGTGATGTGGACATGTTTCTGGACTTCAGGGTTACAGAAAAACATGCTACAGCAATG AAAAAAGGTCCCTTTGAAATGGAGtatcaaatgaaaaaattaccAAGTGAAAGATTAGCAACTCAGAAAATTCTTTCTGTGATTGGTGACTGCCTTGATAATTTTGGTCCTGGATGCACGGGAGTACAGAAGATACTCAATGCTCGTTGCCCACTGGTGAAGTTTTCCCATCAACCAACAGGATTCCAGTGTGATCTGTCAGTGAGCAACAG CATTGCTATAAAAAGTTCAGAACTCTTGTATATCTATGGCTCTCTGGATCCCCGTGTGAGAGCACTGGTGTTCAGTGTACGGTGTTGGGCCCGTGTTCATGGACTTACAAACAGTGTTCCTGGTACCTGGATTACAAACTTCTCTCTGACCATGATGGTCAtgttttttctgcaaaagagaTCACCACCTATCATTCCAACACTAGACcaactgaaagaactggcag atcaAAAAGACAAGCTTGTAATTGGAGGCCGTGATTGCTCATTTGTTAGTGATTTAAGGAAGATTAAACTtacaaaaaacacagaaacagttG atGTATTGTTGGGTGAATTTTTTGAATATTTTGGAAACTTCGATTTCAGAAAGAATTCAATAAATCTCCGAAAG GGAAAGGAAGTAAATAAACCTGAGTCGTCTCCTCTTTATATCTGGAATCCCTTTGAACAAGACCTTAATATCAGCAAGAATGTTAATCAGCCACAGCTGGAGAAATTTGTAGCTATGGCCAGAGAAAGTGCCTGGATTTTACAGAAGGAAGATAAAGCTCAGCGAATGATCAATAAAGAGCCCTGGGGACTGGCAGCCCTACTGATACCATTTGGAAAAAGTAACCCCAGCAAGATGAAGAACAGGGTGAAAGGAATAGGAAGTGAAACAATCAGAAGCCTTTTGGACtccttaaaattaaataatgcaaGCAGTATACAAAAAGCAGTGGGAAAGTGA